A single Sporosarcina sp. FSL W8-0480 DNA region contains:
- a CDS encoding tyrosine-type recombinase/integrase, with amino-acid sequence MDAKTCLNQFRTEYQHRFKVGTLKNYCSDINQFLQYEDKAIDKITKRDIRNWLTFLSTEKGYLPSTLNNKIKALKNFFCFCREEGFIPQDIAKDINFVYREEKLPRYLTKEQLTALRELLKGKIQERAVMEVLYCTGVRISELIAMKKSDVNWTERTITIPNGKGDVGRYVLFTSECEQHLKAYLDSRTDDLPDVFVLSNTVGVTKHPNVVGEWFRYYSRSLGVKVSPHTMRHTFAAHLAQKGMPLECIQELMGHANFQTTRIYAKLYDHARKEMYDEWM; translated from the coding sequence ATGGATGCAAAAACATGTCTAAATCAATTCCGAACGGAGTATCAACATCGGTTCAAAGTTGGAACCCTTAAAAATTATTGTTCGGACATCAACCAATTCCTCCAATACGAGGACAAGGCTATCGATAAAATTACAAAGCGGGATATACGGAACTGGTTGACCTTTCTGTCAACCGAAAAAGGATACCTGCCGTCCACCTTAAATAATAAGATTAAGGCTTTAAAGAATTTCTTCTGTTTTTGCCGGGAAGAGGGATTCATCCCACAGGACATAGCCAAAGACATCAACTTCGTGTATAGGGAGGAAAAACTTCCCCGTTACTTGACAAAGGAACAGTTAACAGCCCTACGGGAATTGCTGAAGGGGAAAATTCAAGAGCGAGCAGTCATGGAAGTATTGTATTGCACAGGTGTCCGAATCAGTGAGCTGATTGCGATGAAAAAGTCGGATGTTAATTGGACGGAAAGAACGATAACGATTCCGAATGGAAAAGGGGATGTCGGACGCTATGTCCTGTTTACATCGGAGTGTGAACAACACTTGAAAGCCTACCTCGATAGCCGGACGGATGATTTACCCGATGTTTTCGTCTTATCTAATACTGTCGGCGTGACGAAGCATCCGAATGTCGTGGGCGAATGGTTTCGTTACTATTCAAGAAGTCTGGGTGTTAAGGTGTCACCGCACACCATGCGGCATACGTTTGCAGCACACTTGGCGCAAAAAGGCATGCCTTTGGAATGTATTCAAGAATTGATGGGCCACGCGAATTTCCAGACGACCCGGATCTATGCGAAATTATATGACCATGCACGTAAGGAAATGTACGATGAATGGATGTAA
- a CDS encoding GNAT family N-acetyltransferase produces MIELRKITHDNFDAVLKLSITDEQKGNVDSSIYCLARAYVRILNDEKPPMIFAICNSDEVIGYVDIGFYELTESSLLLEKYGDKYTYGINRFMIDKKHQGKGFGKQAMMKIIDYIKSFPQGKADAVATSYWMVNEAARKLFTSVEFVETGAIWDGQTGDDWNAERKDIEYAEVGARLGL; encoded by the coding sequence ATGATTGAATTAAGAAAGATTACTCACGATAATTTTGACGCAGTGTTGAAGTTAAGCATAACAGATGAGCAGAAAGGAAATGTGGATTCCAGCATATATTGTTTGGCTAGAGCCTATGTGAGGATACTCAACGACGAAAAACCTCCTATGATCTTCGCTATATGCAACAGTGATGAAGTCATAGGATATGTCGATATTGGATTTTACGAACTGACGGAAAGTTCACTTCTACTTGAAAAATATGGAGATAAATATACCTATGGAATTAATCGCTTTATGATTGATAAAAAGCATCAAGGCAAAGGATTTGGCAAACAAGCAATGATGAAAATTATTGATTACATAAAGTCGTTTCCACAAGGAAAAGCCGATGCAGTTGCTACATCATATTGGATGGTAAACGAAGCCGCCCGGAAGTTGTTTACGTCTGTCGAATTCGTTGAAACAGGAGCGATATGGGACGGACAAACAGGGGATGATTGGAATGCAGAAAGAAAAGATATAGAGTATGCTGAAGTAGGTGCCAGACTCGGATTATAA
- a CDS encoding RNA polymerase sigma factor, translating to MQQVVWSTELDVERIVETYGNMLFRICLVLLSNEKDAEDVVQDTFITYLTKSPIFNDAEHEKAWLITIATNRCKNMRRYNIIRRHMNINDLQLYSKRKESYGLLDQLIRLPTKEKIVLLLHYVEGYKVDEIAKILTITSSAVKKRLQRGREILRERYRKENEYGL from the coding sequence TTGCAACAAGTAGTTTGGTCGACTGAACTAGATGTTGAGCGAATTGTCGAAACATACGGCAATATGCTGTTTAGGATATGTCTCGTTCTATTGTCCAATGAGAAAGATGCGGAGGATGTTGTACAAGACACTTTTATTACGTATTTAACTAAATCACCAATTTTCAATGATGCAGAACATGAGAAGGCATGGTTGATAACGATTGCCACGAATCGCTGTAAGAATATGAGAAGGTACAACATAATCCGAAGGCATATGAATATCAACGACCTGCAACTCTATAGTAAAAGGAAGGAAAGTTATGGTTTACTCGATCAGCTTATAAGATTGCCAACTAAAGAAAAGATTGTTTTGTTACTTCATTATGTGGAGGGTTATAAAGTCGACGAAATAGCAAAAATACTTACCATTACTTCGTCAGCTGTGAAAAAGCGGTTACAACGGGGTAGAGAGATTCTTCGAGAAAGATATCGAAAGGAGAATGAATATGGACTTTGA
- a CDS encoding S41 family peptidase — MTRYMEIFKEIVDIVHHDYAGYEEKRGWDDPAHYLEEIERLIAGRQITPKVFTDLVSEYLMAFQDRHMYFNLKGSENVKASTRGFRTRRYEDALYVVETCEEDRFPAGSKIVSIDQQKIETISNSDRSFLRETSAEREDWTYLLNKSSSIVIEDKNGKLLTFDLKDYEPVSKKLTPSMEEIDDETIRITLPSSANVDETMEFVKKLEGKLKACTNLFIDVRKNGGGNGKSFSNLLPYIFPPDEHPSTEGELKEFNYTNRNSDLFIQLCQQLRKEITDVETLKFFDSIEEECEKYRGQGFVTMDFSDELEAEALKFEGTDSPKNVIVMTDVYCASAAEYFVEICMESSKTTVIGRATMGVNDYSDLLIKEWDDMYSLYYPMSRRVHKTPNDPLHGKGIRPDHYIPWTPKHIDEDLDLLYALDMLRESKIAEG; from the coding sequence ATGACTCGCTATATGGAAATATTTAAAGAAATTGTCGATATCGTACACCATGATTACGCAGGATATGAGGAAAAACGAGGCTGGGATGACCCTGCCCATTATCTTGAAGAAATTGAAAGATTGATAGCCGGCCGGCAAATCACACCTAAAGTTTTTACGGATCTCGTCAGCGAATATCTTATGGCTTTTCAGGATCGGCATATGTACTTCAATCTGAAAGGGTCGGAAAACGTAAAAGCGAGCACTCGCGGTTTCCGGACAAGAAGGTATGAGGATGCGCTCTATGTCGTGGAGACTTGCGAGGAAGACAGGTTTCCAGCCGGTTCCAAGATCGTTTCGATTGATCAACAGAAAATCGAAACGATCAGCAATTCGGATCGAAGCTTCTTGCGGGAGACAAGTGCAGAACGCGAGGATTGGACATATCTTCTCAATAAATCGTCATCCATTGTAATAGAGGATAAGAACGGAAAACTATTAACCTTCGATTTGAAAGATTACGAACCTGTTTCCAAAAAATTAACACCCTCGATGGAGGAAATTGATGACGAGACGATACGAATCACTTTACCAAGCTCCGCCAACGTTGATGAGACTATGGAATTCGTGAAGAAACTTGAGGGAAAGCTGAAGGCATGTACAAATCTGTTCATCGACGTACGAAAGAATGGTGGAGGAAACGGAAAATCTTTTTCGAACTTATTGCCGTACATTTTCCCGCCAGATGAACACCCAAGCACGGAAGGTGAGTTGAAGGAATTCAATTACACCAATCGAAACTCGGATCTGTTCATCCAGCTCTGCCAGCAACTAAGAAAAGAGATCACTGATGTTGAGACACTGAAATTCTTTGACTCAATTGAAGAAGAGTGTGAAAAATATCGCGGTCAAGGTTTTGTGACAATGGACTTTTCGGATGAATTGGAGGCGGAGGCCTTAAAGTTCGAAGGTACTGATTCCCCTAAGAATGTAATCGTGATGACGGATGTCTATTGCGCAAGTGCAGCCGAATACTTTGTGGAAATCTGCATGGAGTCATCCAAAACCACTGTAATCGGACGCGCCACGATGGGCGTCAATGACTACAGCGATTTGCTCATCAAAGAATGGGATGACATGTACTCACTCTATTACCCGATGTCCCGTCGCGTCCATAAGACGCCGAACGATCCATTGCACGGAAAAGGGATCCGACCTGATCATTATATCCCTTGGACACCTAAGCATATTGATGAAGATTTGGATCTTTTATATGCGTTGGACATGTTAAGGGAAAGCAAGATTGCGGAAGGATGA
- a CDS encoding electron transfer flavoprotein subunit alpha/FixB family protein, with product MSKKVLVLGEAREGVLRNVSFEAIAAAKTVSGGGEVVGVLFGDAVQSLGSEMITYGADRVLTVEHPHLKHYTSDGYGQAFMAVYEQEKPDAIVFGHTSLGKDLSPKIASKLASGLISDVTTIEGEGDDAVFIRPIYSGKAFEKVKNKEGLLFISIRPNNIAPLAKDDSRSGDVSSVSVDITNLRSVISEVVRKSTEGVDLSEAKVVVAGGRGVKSAEGFAPLEELAKLLGGAVGASRGACDADYCDYSLQIGQTGKVVTPDLYIAAGISGAIQHMAGMSNSKVIVAINKDPEANIFKVADYGIVGDLFEVIPMMIEEIKKIKTN from the coding sequence ATGTCTAAAAAAGTATTAGTACTTGGTGAAGCTCGAGAAGGAGTATTGCGAAACGTTTCATTTGAAGCGATTGCTGCAGCGAAAACGGTATCTGGCGGCGGCGAAGTCGTCGGCGTATTATTTGGAGATGCTGTACAATCATTAGGCTCAGAAATGATCACATACGGTGCAGATCGTGTCCTCACGGTTGAACACCCTCATTTGAAACACTATACATCAGATGGATATGGCCAAGCTTTCATGGCTGTATATGAGCAAGAAAAGCCAGACGCAATTGTTTTCGGACATACGTCTTTAGGGAAAGACCTATCTCCTAAGATCGCTAGTAAGCTTGCATCAGGTTTAATCTCTGATGTTACAACTATTGAAGGAGAAGGGGACGATGCAGTATTCATTCGTCCAATCTATTCCGGTAAAGCGTTCGAAAAAGTGAAAAACAAAGAAGGACTTCTTTTCATCTCAATCCGACCGAACAATATCGCACCATTGGCGAAAGACGACAGCCGTTCAGGAGATGTATCTTCAGTTTCAGTTGACATTACGAATCTTCGCTCAGTCATTAGCGAAGTTGTCCGTAAATCTACTGAAGGTGTCGATTTGTCAGAAGCGAAAGTTGTTGTTGCTGGCGGCCGCGGAGTGAAAAGCGCTGAAGGCTTCGCACCACTTGAAGAGTTGGCAAAATTGCTTGGCGGTGCTGTAGGAGCATCACGCGGAGCATGTGACGCGGACTACTGCGACTACTCTTTACAAATCGGTCAAACAGGTAAAGTCGTAACACCTGACCTTTATATCGCAGCAGGTATCTCCGGCGCCATCCAACATATGGCTGGAATGTCCAACTCGAAAGTAATCGTAGCGATCAACAAAGACCCGGAAGCAAACATTTTCAAAGTAGCAGACTACGGTATTGTAGGAGACTTGTTCGAAGTCATCCCTATGATGATTGAAGAGATTAAGAAAATTAAAACTAACTAA
- a CDS encoding electron transfer flavoprotein subunit beta/FixA family protein: MNIYALVKRTFDTEEKIAVSNGKIVDDGAEFIINPYDEYAIEEAIQVRDANGGEVTVITIGDEEAEKQLRTALAMGADKAVLINTEDDLDEMDEFTVAKIIAEYLKDKDADLILAGNVAIDGGSGQVGPRVAELLGINYVTTITNLEIDGTSVKIVRDVEGDSETIETSLPLLVTAQQGLNEPRYPSLPGIMKAKKKPLEELELDDLDIDEDDVEAKTETIEIYLPPQKAAGRVLEGDIADQVKELVGLLNKEAKVL; encoded by the coding sequence ATGAACATTTATGCATTGGTTAAACGTACATTTGACACAGAGGAAAAAATCGCAGTATCAAACGGCAAGATTGTAGACGACGGCGCTGAATTCATTATAAACCCATATGACGAGTACGCTATCGAAGAAGCGATTCAGGTTCGTGATGCGAATGGCGGAGAAGTGACTGTCATTACAATCGGGGACGAAGAGGCTGAAAAACAGCTGCGCACGGCGCTAGCGATGGGTGCTGATAAAGCAGTTCTCATCAATACTGAGGATGACCTCGACGAAATGGACGAATTTACAGTAGCCAAAATCATCGCGGAGTACTTGAAAGATAAAGACGCTGATTTAATCCTTGCTGGAAACGTTGCGATTGACGGTGGCTCAGGACAAGTCGGTCCACGTGTTGCGGAACTATTAGGCATCAATTATGTTACAACAATCACGAACCTTGAAATCGATGGCACTTCAGTTAAAATCGTGCGCGACGTAGAAGGGGATTCCGAGACAATTGAAACGTCCCTGCCTTTATTAGTCACTGCACAACAAGGGTTAAACGAGCCACGCTATCCTTCCCTCCCAGGCATTATGAAGGCGAAGAAAAAGCCACTTGAAGAGCTTGAGTTGGATGATTTGGACATCGATGAAGATGATGTTGAAGCTAAAACTGAAACAATCGAAATCTATCTTCCACCACAAAAAGCAGCCGGACGTGTTCTTGAAGGCGACATAGCTGATCAAGTGAAAGAGCTTGTGGGACTTTTGAATAAAGAAGCAAAAGTACTTTAA
- a CDS encoding enoyl-CoA hydratase translates to MEFLKIDREDGVAIVSINRPPANALSSGLIKEIDRMLDSVENDDSVRVIILHGEGRFFSAGADIKEFTTVSSGEEFTKLSAAGQDVFERLESFKKPVIAAIHGAALGGGLELAMGCHIRVVTEKAKLGLPELQLGLIPGFAGTQRLPRYVGVARAAEMLLTSEPITGEEAVRFGLANHAFSEEELLPKTMEMAKKIAKKSPIAMKAALQMLQFTKPDSYYEGVKAEADSFGEVFVSEDAKEGIQAFIEKREPHFKGN, encoded by the coding sequence ATGGAGTTCTTGAAAATCGATAGGGAAGATGGCGTGGCAATTGTATCAATCAATAGACCGCCAGCAAATGCGTTATCAAGTGGTCTTATCAAAGAGATTGATAGAATGCTCGACTCAGTGGAGAATGATGATTCAGTAAGGGTAATCATCCTTCATGGAGAAGGGAGATTCTTCTCTGCGGGAGCTGATATTAAGGAATTTACGACCGTTTCATCTGGAGAAGAATTCACTAAGCTTTCGGCCGCAGGGCAAGACGTATTTGAAAGGCTTGAAAGCTTTAAGAAGCCGGTAATCGCAGCAATTCATGGCGCTGCCTTAGGTGGCGGGTTGGAGCTTGCAATGGGCTGTCATATTCGAGTTGTAACTGAAAAGGCAAAGTTAGGCCTGCCTGAATTGCAACTTGGATTAATCCCCGGATTTGCCGGGACACAGCGCCTGCCTCGATATGTTGGGGTGGCAAGAGCTGCGGAAATGCTATTGACAAGTGAACCGATTACGGGTGAGGAAGCTGTGCGCTTCGGCCTTGCAAATCATGCGTTTTCAGAAGAGGAACTACTTCCGAAAACAATGGAAATGGCTAAGAAAATCGCGAAGAAAAGCCCGATTGCCATGAAAGCCGCTTTACAGATGCTCCAATTTACCAAGCCGGATTCCTACTATGAAGGCGTCAAGGCTGAAGCCGATTCGTTCGGAGAAGTATTTGTTTCTGAAGATGCCAAAGAAGGCATTCAGGCGTTCATTGAAAAAAGAGAACCACATTTCAAAGGGAACTAA
- a CDS encoding TetR/AcrR family transcriptional regulator — translation MKREKPKYKQIVDAAVIAIAENGYHQAQVSKIAKEAGVADGTIYLYFKNKEDILVSVFREKMSVFVENVKEILATEITATEKLYKMIDNHFHLLYSDRHLAIVTQLELRQSNKDLRYRINEVLKEYLVLLDSILKEGIEKGEFDGRIDIRLARQMVFGTIDETITSWVMNDQKYDLLKLTPEVHRLLLNGMKS, via the coding sequence TTGAAACGCGAGAAACCAAAATATAAGCAAATAGTGGATGCGGCTGTCATCGCTATTGCTGAAAACGGCTATCACCAGGCGCAAGTGTCGAAGATAGCAAAGGAAGCTGGCGTGGCGGACGGGACAATTTACCTTTATTTTAAAAATAAAGAGGATATCCTCGTATCTGTCTTCAGAGAGAAGATGAGTGTCTTCGTTGAAAACGTTAAAGAGATCCTTGCAACGGAAATCACTGCAACAGAAAAGCTTTACAAGATGATAGACAACCATTTCCATTTGCTATATAGCGATCGCCATCTTGCAATTGTAACCCAATTGGAGTTGCGCCAGTCCAATAAGGATCTCCGTTACAGGATTAACGAGGTGCTTAAGGAATATTTGGTTTTGCTCGATTCCATTTTAAAAGAAGGAATTGAAAAAGGTGAATTTGACGGACGGATCGATATCCGACTCGCACGGCAAATGGTTTTTGGCACGATAGATGAAACAATCACCTCTTGGGTAATGAATGATCAAAAGTATGATTTATTAAAACTAACACCGGAAGTACACCGCCTTTTATTGAATGGCATGAAATCTTAA
- a CDS encoding AMP-binding protein, giving the protein MTEKPWLNLYPKEIPRTIEYDRIPLQEFLTRATEKFPDKTAMHFMGKNISYSEFHDSALKFANYLKSLGVEKGDRVAIMLPNCPQGAIAYFGILYIGAIVVQTNPLYTERELAYQMSDSGAKVIISLDILFGRISKVVKETKLEHVIITGIKDYLPFPKNLVYPFIQKKEHGIVVKVEHRGMNHLFTEIMKIAKPELVSYEFNFDEDIALLQYTGGTTGPPKGVMLTHANLISNAQMCNAWLYKCEEGEETLLGILPFFHVYGMTTVLILSVMLGNKMVLMPKPDYDMALKLIDKQKPTLFPGAPTLYIGLLNHPQLSKYDLSSIKACLSGSAALPVELQEKFERVTGGKLVEGYGLTETSPVAIANFLWEKRRVKGSIGVPWPDTDACILGPDSSEPLPNGEVGEIAVKGPQVMKGYWNRPEDTAATFRDGWFLTGDLGYMDDEGHFYVVDRKKDMIIASGFNIYPREIEEVLYEHPAIVECVVAGIPDPYRGETVKAYIVLKEGETVSEEELDKYCRESLASYKVPREYEFRKELPKTAVGKILRRSLIDEEKKKMELELKTS; this is encoded by the coding sequence ATGACGGAGAAACCATGGTTGAATCTGTATCCCAAGGAAATACCAAGGACAATCGAGTATGATCGGATTCCGTTGCAAGAATTCCTGACCAGGGCCACGGAAAAGTTTCCTGATAAAACAGCCATGCACTTCATGGGGAAGAACATTAGCTATAGTGAGTTCCATGACTCAGCATTGAAATTTGCAAACTATCTAAAGTCCCTCGGAGTCGAAAAAGGCGATCGTGTTGCCATCATGCTGCCGAATTGTCCGCAAGGTGCAATTGCTTACTTCGGTATTCTCTATATTGGGGCAATTGTTGTTCAAACGAATCCTTTGTATACGGAAAGGGAATTAGCTTATCAAATGTCCGATTCAGGGGCGAAAGTAATTATTTCGCTTGATATTTTATTCGGAAGAATTTCTAAGGTCGTAAAAGAGACGAAGTTGGAGCATGTGATCATCACGGGGATAAAAGATTACTTGCCATTCCCGAAAAATCTCGTTTATCCATTCATACAAAAGAAAGAGCACGGCATCGTAGTGAAAGTGGAGCATCGAGGGATGAATCATCTTTTTACTGAAATTATGAAAATAGCAAAACCGGAATTAGTTTCATACGAATTCAATTTTGATGAAGATATTGCGTTGCTTCAATACACGGGTGGAACGACTGGACCGCCAAAAGGGGTCATGTTGACGCATGCGAATCTCATCAGCAATGCGCAAATGTGTAATGCATGGCTGTATAAATGTGAAGAAGGCGAAGAGACCTTATTGGGAATTCTGCCATTTTTCCACGTGTATGGAATGACAACAGTATTAATCCTTTCTGTCATGCTTGGCAATAAAATGGTCTTGATGCCTAAACCTGATTATGACATGGCTTTAAAGCTGATCGATAAACAAAAGCCTACCTTGTTTCCGGGTGCTCCGACACTTTATATTGGATTATTAAACCACCCGCAATTATCGAAATATGATCTTTCATCTATCAAGGCATGTCTGAGTGGATCTGCGGCATTGCCGGTAGAACTACAAGAAAAGTTTGAAAGGGTTACTGGAGGTAAATTGGTTGAAGGCTATGGCTTAACTGAAACATCTCCAGTTGCAATTGCTAACTTCCTCTGGGAAAAGAGGCGTGTCAAAGGTTCCATCGGTGTACCATGGCCTGATACGGATGCCTGTATACTTGGTCCCGATTCATCAGAGCCTCTACCGAACGGAGAAGTTGGGGAGATTGCGGTGAAAGGTCCGCAAGTCATGAAGGGCTATTGGAACCGACCGGAAGACACTGCAGCTACTTTCCGCGATGGATGGTTTTTAACCGGTGATTTAGGTTATATGGATGATGAAGGACATTTCTATGTAGTTGATAGGAAGAAGGATATGATCATCGCAAGCGGTTTTAATATTTATCCACGTGAAATCGAAGAGGTTCTTTATGAGCATCCGGCAATCGTTGAATGTGTTGTTGCGGGTATTCCTGATCCTTATCGCGGGGAGACTGTGAAAGCCTATATCGTATTAAAAGAAGGGGAAACGGTATCGGAAGAAGAATTAGATAAGTATTGCCGGGAAAGCTTGGCGTCATATAAAGTGCCAAGGGAATACGAATTCCGAAAAGAGCTTCCGAAAACAGCGGTCGGCAAAATATTACGCCGTTCGTTGATCGACGAAGAGAAAAAGAAGATGGAACTCGAATTAAAAACTTCGTGA
- a CDS encoding DUF350 domain-containing protein, whose amino-acid sequence MTETGFWSHPLVETTGYFSVVVLCLIFSMVLFELVTKYKNWEEIRKGNVAVALATGGKIFGVANIFRYSIEQHNTLPQMIGWGLFGFILLVIAYILFEFLTPKFNIDKEIEADNRSVGFISLTISVGLSFVIGASIS is encoded by the coding sequence ATGACAGAAACAGGATTTTGGAGTCACCCGCTCGTCGAAACAACAGGCTACTTTAGCGTCGTAGTCCTTTGCCTTATCTTTTCGATGGTATTATTCGAACTGGTCACCAAATATAAGAACTGGGAAGAAATCAGAAAGGGAAATGTGGCAGTCGCTTTAGCCACAGGGGGAAAGATATTCGGAGTCGCCAATATCTTTCGCTATTCCATAGAACAGCACAACACGCTTCCGCAAATGATTGGATGGGGCCTGTTCGGATTCATCCTATTAGTCATCGCCTACATTCTTTTCGAATTTCTCACACCGAAGTTTAACATCGACAAAGAAATCGAAGCCGATAACCGTTCAGTAGGATTTATTTCCTTAACAATTTCGGTTGGCCTATCATTTGTAATTGGAGCAAGTATTTCATAG